The stretch of DNA TGTACAATTATATCATTCCTGCAAAAGGCTGGTTACCTTTCACAAAACCTTCATCCTTCAGGGACATGAAACCTGCACTCCAAACACAAGTTCCAAACATTAGTTCTGTATTGGCTTCCTAGTTAAATGAAGATTGatattgaaatgtaaaaaaaataaacaaaaacaaggaCTCTTTTCCAAATAATTTATAGATTTTTGAAATCAACTATTTGATCCACATTAGGTCATCAAAGATGCATTTGAAACAATCAAGGCAAGGCCTTTTATTCCCATATCGGTTTAAAAATCCCCCACACCTATACACAATAAGGCGTCAAATAAATCCTCATACTGTAGTTACTCTCATGACCAGCTCCCGGGTGCTGTTGTTGGGCTGGCTGCGGGCCTCAGACTGCCTCAGGtggctgaggaggtggaggatgtTGTATGGACAGTGTTGGTCAGGTGCTGCAGTCCCATTGTCCTGGTCAGCCTGGGGGGGCAGAACGGGTCCAGAGCCTgtggggggtgcaggggaggaGGCCTGGGCAGCTGGGGCTGGTCCCAtcaaggaagaggtggaggtggacacCCCAAGCTCAGCCTGCTGACCTTGGCTTGGATGGGACAAAGTCCTGTCAGTGGCGGCTGCCTTCAGGTCCTCGCTGTCCATAGACTTGTCATAGTTCAAAACCTTCCACTGTTGGTTGACGGCCTGCCAGCGATTAAAGATGCGGAACACAGATGGTCCCTCGTGGACGATCAATGCTGGGGAGAGAAGCACATTTTTTTGAAACAGCCCCTTCAGGCGTCCTGGAAAATACTTCTGTTTTATATTGCAAATGACATGCCCACCACAACAGCATGTCATAGTATGCAAGCTTTCACCAAACATCTCTGTTAAATATTTACTGTCTCTACTGGAACAGAGAATCCTACAGAACTGAACTGTAGGTCACAGCCAGTTTTCGTTTATTTTATCTCAAAATACGCATTTATGTGGTGTACAGTAGCTTGTGTAACATTTCGGTCAATAGATTTTAAACAATTTTAGTTCGCTACATTTTAGTTCGCTACATTACATGTTCGCTACATTTTTTCCCAATAATACGTTATCCTCAGGATAAAATTGCTTATTGATTCAACCTCATTGGACTCCGAATGCTGGAAAATTGAAATCAATCAGAAGGATGTTGCTTTGATTGCACTGGGAGTTTGTTTCACAGTGGGTTAGTAATATATTCCTAGCATCTTCTGTCGTGTATAAGATATTCAAAATCACTTACTACTAAGGCTACACTAATTAACATGAAATCTGGTAAACCTATAATAACAGCAAATTGTATTGAGCAGTATAGGTCATAAAGAAAGAGTAAGAAGGCACAGTATGGGCGAGGAGTATAAGGGATAAGTGGATGTTATAaaggggcagttgaaggttgtgtCACAAACACAAGATCCATGTTAACCCATCCcccataccaagtttcactGACAATAGTCATACAATATCTTATAAAATACCCTTTTTTTGCTCAGGTGATATGTTCATCCAGTTTCTTGCTGAATAATTTCTGATATTTTTGGTCGTTTTGTCTGGCTGATCATAACAaaaagagaaaatggaggaagtGGCGAGTCATCTGGGGAGAGAAAGCTGCTTGTTTatgaaccctctctctccatttacAGAGTTGATAAGAAGTGAGGCTTGAGCGCCCTGTTTGTCTATGTCTCCTGATAAGGGAACAGTCAGCTCTTTCCTCCTGAATGTCTGCCAGGTGACAAGTTAATCTCTGTAAAGAGTAGAGTTAATGACTCCACAGACAATCCCCACGTTCCCAACCGGAGACAATTTTCTCTTTTCATCCCTTTGCTTTCCCTTCAGAAGCATCTGCCGGCAGCGTCTTTGTGTTTTCACCGAGAGAGGCTGTCACACTCTCTGGGAGTAACACCGGCTTACCTGCTGACTGCACTGACAGCCACGTCTGTGGCAGGCTGTGAGGAGATGTTCATAGAAGAACCCTGAAACTGGAGCCCACCCAATTGGGGACCATCCCTCATGTACGCCAGCTGCTGGTTGGCTAGCTGTGATAAGGCATTATTGTTGTAATGTGCCTCGTGAGCACAGTATCATGAGTTCAATCCCGCTCAGGCCAAGGAAGTGGTGGTGTAATGGGTTCAAAACCCCCTTTCACACCTGTATCTTTGTGTGTATTGTGGGGTTGGTCGCCCACattatgtcactttggatagaaGAAATAGCTCAATTGTAGAACATTTGACTGGAGATCAAGAGATCACAGGTTAAAATCCCCcccttttgaaaaaaaaactctGCTAAAAGAATACATTATTCATTATTATTGAAAACGACGACACTGAAATGTGATGTGCTGACATGTAGTGGTGTAGTCTGGTCATACCGATGCAGACTACGTCCATGAAGCCGTACATGCCGTAGCAGATCTGGAACAGCAGGTCCTGACGCTGCCAGCGGGCCGAGGGGCTGAAGGAGGACCACACTAGCCAGGAGATGCTGGCCATCAGGAACAAGGAGCCCAAGATTGCCGCGGCAATCTGGACCTTCTCAATCACCGTCAGGGAGATGGCCTGCCACTGCATGGATAACAATCACAAAATCAAGACGCTTGTGGTTTAAAACGTGTCTATTTTTTAAGTGCTGTTTGATGCAATGCTCATATTGCAACCTGATTTACTTGCAAAGAGTATAATATGAAGGCATGAGGTTGTAACCTGAACGAGATATACTTTAGCTCTCAGTTCAAAAATGAGTGTGGGGCTCTTTAACTCACTTTGAGCTAATTGTGGTCCAGCAGTGCTGACAAACCATTAAACACATCTGCATGAAACTTTTTAAAGCTAATTACGGTGCATTTGGTATAACAAACAGCTTACACTTATGAGGCTAATCAACTTGGTTTCACTGCAGCGTGTGAAGCAAATCAAGGGCACCCATGGACAGAAAGTTCTTGATTAAGCTGCTTGACAGGATATGTAAAAAGTAGATTACATGGGTCTGGTGATGACTCACCTGTAGAGGGTTCTTGGTGCTGATGGCGATGACCTGGTACTTGTAGTAGCAGAGCTCACAGGCCCAGGAGCCCCGCTCGCTAATCCACTTGATGAGGCAGGGCTGGTGGGTGCAGCGGACTGACCCACTGCAGCGACACGGGCTCAGTAGCTCCCCCTACAGGAGTACAACGAGTCAGttatctctctaataatgccaggaatctgtgtctgtgtgtgtgtgcaaattagAATAGGTTGAGTTTCCCATGATCAGCTCAAGAACAGGGCACTCTGAAAAGTTCATATTCTGTATGTGTCCTCtttataatccaacggagtgcagtgctgcgattgacgttgtttggataagcatttcgacataaaataataaaaaatgggAGTGTGGTTTATTGAACTTTCTGTTCCAAGCCAGGTGTAAGGGTTACTCAAACGAGTTGCATGTATAACTGTTCTGAACCGTAAGTTTAAGGGTATGTACAACAATAGGTTTGCAATCCCATGCAATGCTTATTAATTTCCTTTGGTAAACATTTAGACACACACAGTTCCCCTTACTATTGTAAAAATGTCTGTTCACGGTGCTGCACATCAATGCGCAAATATTGTTTTTACTGACAGAAATCACAGAGTCTTCTATCAAACAGCACACCCCACGTCCCTGATGTACACTGAGTGTTGCTGATTCATCCCTGCACTGTGATCAAGTTAGGATGGGCTAAACTCTCCTATCGCACTGACTCACGCAAGCTAGACTGGGGGACTGTGGGAAGAACCCAAAGCACAGAGAAGCCTGAGGATTCCAACTGAAGCCTCCCTCCTTTTACTACTCCACCCAACCTCTCCTCtacccacctccctcccacccttattgcccccaccctccactctcatcacccccaccctcctctctcccactcagatcaacccctccctccctttcgtCTTCCCAACATCCCTGACAGAAGGAGCGGCACCTTGGTctcagagcagggggaggaagctaggggagagatggagcagaaaAGGCCCATCCACAGATGGCCTTGGTGGGAGTGTGTTGGCACGAGTGCCAGCAGGACTCTGGCCTGTCCAGAGGGACTGGGCCGCTCACTGTGGAAGAGCCATCACAGCCAAGAGCTCAACCCGGCCTCCACACCCGACTGAAGCAGGGTGGAGTGTGAGCAATGGAGtctggtacatttacatttacatttatgcatttagcagatgcttttatccaaagcgacttccaagagagagctttacaaaagagcataggtcactgatcataacaacgaggtagtcccaaacattgcaagcagccaaacatgaagcatacattgtgaaaaaactgaacaggtgccaaaagggaagacccataagagcatgcagttatacaagttacaaattaagacaacatgaaccacaaaaagtgcaggactgtacctgtagaagaacaatcaacagtaaaatatttcacagcaagtacaagacttaacttcgttataactaacctacaagagcaacaagtcactcaataagagtcattgtgagtgGTAACAACAGTGACAGCGCCAaccgcacacacatccaccactGAACCAAAAAGTCCACCGTAGATAATTACTTCAGTGTACTTTTTAGTTTAGTTATTTAGTTCTGCACTTGCTCACTACAGTCATGTTTCTACAACCCTCAAATACTCCTAGACAACCTCACAGTGTGCCCCCTTCCTCTGGGAAACAGAGAACACAAGCCACTACGCTGACATAGAAAACTGAATCCTTAATAGAGGGGTGCATTTTGAAGGGTGTGAAATTATAGCAAGTGAAATCTAGATGAGGACCAACTACTGAGATAATAAAGCTGCTTGCCAAGAAACCCAACAGCACAGATTGTTTTACAATAGCCAATAATGAGAGCTCTCAAGACCATGAATTTGTTCAGTCATTAGCAAACTTGTTGTATTGTAGATCCCAATGCCTGGCAGGAAGGGAAAATAAGAGGTATTATAATTCCTACAAAAAGTTTATAGAGTTTTCGATTTATTCAGCCTTATTGCGCCTCATAGTAAAATTTAGCAATCCTTGAGCTATACTCATCGTTTTGTCAAAGAGTATTATTATGATAATAGTTAACGAACCAAATCAGGAATAACTGAATTCAGGAGCGGTCGTTACGTTTTGAGATGTAATGTCTATAAGTTCATAATTCCTGCCAACAGACTGAGTAAGGGCCAGAGACTCATAGGCCCACGGCCCTTTTACATAACTGGTCTTTTGATAATGATGGCTGAGGAAACTGCACATGGGAGGCAAACAAAGCGATTCATTGCTGCAGGGCCctagagagagtaagagagaaatatgtagagagagagcgagaggaagaggtagaaagagaggaagagagagagatcctccAGGGCTCTTATTGTCCCTCTGACAAATGAAGTGTACAAGGCCTTTATCTGTGCTTTGATTTGGGACAGAAAGCTGGCTTCTAGTCTAAGCAAGCAGGAGCCATACATCCTTAACATGGAGCTTCAGGAAGAAAGGCATTCTGAAAGCATTAGCCCCCTGAGGGGCACCAAGCAACAACACCAAGGACAGTCGAAGAAAAACTTGTCTTGTTTAAGCCACCCCAAACATAGAAACATTCTAAGGCTTTTTGTCTTTCGCTAGCATACTTCAAGGTCATTGGGTTTTGTATTCAGACAccaccacccacctcccccacccagaAACCATCCCTCATATGTGTAATATGGGAGAAATATGGCAGGAAAAATTATAATGTGGAATTATGAATGAAAAGGCCCCAGCGAGGTTAAATTGAAGAGCGCACTCTTGAATAAAACAAAGGTCAGTGCGAGCAGTGAACGTGAATCACCTTAAGTGTAGCCTTCAACAGAATCAGTCCTCTCCTTGCGTCTTCCCCACACTGTACTGAACAGTCAGTCTGAGTGTGGAAAAGGCTTCAAGGTAACTATCTACCCATTCAGAGAGGTCTGCCATCTCAGGGAAGATTAACTGTTATTTATTCATCATAGGACGCACCCTTGTGGGATACAAAGTACCATTTTGTCTCATATTGGTTCAGTCTCTAGTTATTTACTGTGGGTTTAGTGTTATCACGCCAACTCTGGCTCTGGGGCTACAATGGGTGAACAGTTGTGGTTGAATAAATTGACCTGGGTACAGACAAAAGGAAGTAAGTAATCAGGGATAAAAGACTAGAGGACACACACTTGGATAGGCATGTTTACAGCAGTAATCAGGGATAAAAGACTAGAGGACACACACTTGGATAGGCATGTTTACTCACTGCTGGTATTATTGTAAAAATTGGAAAAATGCTTTGTGCAAATAGAGTAAAGTGTAATTGTTTCACCTCACGTCGAGCGCATTTGTCTAGCTCACTGCATCTAAAATCAATGGATCAAGTGGTAACTGTGAAGCAAATCAAATGCACCTCATTTACTTTCAAAAGCCTCAGTGTCAACTCTGTCAGGCCCATTTGTATTCACCATTGTTGCTTGAAATGTTTAGCAAGTTTTGGAGTGGACCTTAACTGGCACGGAATCTATTCCCCCACTCCCTTGTCTTCATGGTAACACACTATCTTGCCTATATTTGCTGCAAGGCAGGGGCTGTTTGGAGCTGTTTGGAGGTGGCTCTGTCGCATGAGATAACGCCTGCCTTGATGTAAGTGACATCCCAGGGGCTAACCAAGAACAGAGGATAACTAATGTCCCTCGTTCCCATATCACAAAGCCACACGATGTCCACTCATCTCCCCGGTGGGATGGATCACTTCTCCATGCTGTCTCCTTTCAGCAGATCCATACCTGGACCCTGTCCAGCAGACAAAGCACCATAAAGGCTCAGGAAGGATATTGAGAGATAAGGACTTGAACCTAATTAAAAGATGGCACAACATCAAATACTATATTGAGTAGCTGTACAAGTCTGGGGTCCGGGGGAGAGAATTCAGGAGAATTTGTGTGAAAGAGACCATAGGAGATCAGACATTTCTCCAGGGCATTTGTGTTTGGCTGGCATCATAGTAGCTGTCTTGTTGTGAGCTGCTGAAATAActagaaggagctgaagctttGTTTTACAATCTAATAACTAGATTCCCTGGCAGCAGCCATGTAAAAGTGGGACCCAGTGGTGGGATGATACTGTGAACTGAGTATGTGATAGGATATAACAATAaaaggagatgagagaaggCACTGTGATTAGAATGTAAAATAGGAAAGGGGATAACTAGAGTTTGATGAAGGCCAAATTTCCTTCATCATTACTATCTTCTTGAATTTGCATCTTTGATGTTACAGTTGATCAGTAAATTGTGACACATTTATCTAAATTGTCCCTCGGGAGAGGTAGAGGAATCCATGGTTGAGTGAGACTCTAAACATCTActtttgttgttaatttgttgtGTTTCAGGCAGTGGGTGTGGGCAGCAGAGTGAAAGACATTATTTGATTTCTCATGCATGTAATTGCTTCTGCTTGGACCGTGTTCACAAATGAGTGTTTTGCTAATATCatatttcagtgtttgtgaaacAGCCAAGAGGATGAGTGAGAGGTGGTTCATCATCCTCCCCCTGGAGTAGGGGCCTTGTCACGCTTCACTGAGGGACCCAGAATGCAGAGGGTGTCACACTGAGGACCAGAGTAGAAGAGCTACTCTGGAaacaagtctgtgacccatacATTCACATTCAGAAGAGCCAAGAACTCAAGCACACGGTCATCATTGGTGTGACGGTCAGACACATTTACAGCTGAGTACAATGGCAGCACTGCTATGGCAGTGAATGATGACAGAACACTTTAGGAATTCATTCTCAGTGTGACACAAATCTCTTCATGATCACTGGGTCACATACCTGTTCTGGTCCCTGGAAGCAGATCCTGCACAGGGGAGTCCTGAAGCCACTCTCGCTGTAGCTGGTGAGGGAGAACCGCTCCTCTAGGCGGGATTTTGAGTAGTCATCTGAGGACCGGCTGCAACGCAATGCCGCTGACAGTTCTGCTGCATCAACCCATCCCgccactctgtctctgtctctgtccgcCCCTGGCCCGCTAGCGCCCCCTGCCGGCAGGGCACTACAGCCACCTTCTTGTTGATGCGCCCTCACTAACGTGTTGTTGTTGTCAGAGACACTGACATCTGAAAGGACGTTCTCGCTTTCATGGCTGTCCAATGTTTGTCCGCTCATGGAGGTGAGTGTAGGTAGCGGAGTGGACGGTGCCGGTGCCCCTAGTAAGAGCACCTTCAGGTCACTGAACAAGACGCAACAGCGGCTTTTCAGTATGCTCTGACTGCGCAGCATGTCATCGGTCTGTCTTGAAGTAATTCACAGCAGCATACAATGACACAGGAGATAAACAGTGTGTGCAGCGCATGTACAAGGAGAGAAAAATATATTGTCTACAGGAGGGAAAACACCAAGATAAACTCTAGGATGAAAAATAGAGAGAATCTTGTTGCTTTTAGAATCAATTTGTTTTCCATGGAGGTGTTTAAATATGCTGTGAGACTATAGTGTCAAAGCTGTGGTGGCTTTGTTCCCATGATGGAACAGCTCGCAAAACAACACGTTGCATTGATGCAAACAAGTGTCTGAAGCCATTAGGTTACTAACAAACcaaataaagaaaaaatataaaaacactGTTGGTTTAGGATTAGAAAACAGacatgctgtgctgtgtgtagaTTCCAACTGGCCATCTATATTCTCTCACCATCGAATGGGTCTGTACATTTTCCCTCCAATTTCAGCAAGGAATGCCAACCTCAGCGTTAGAATACTACATGTTCAGATTCCGTACGGCAGGTTTCCATCCTATTCCGGTTCCAAAATTGATTTCCTAATTTGTCCAAGAATATACGTAAACTCTTTCAAGAAGAAAATGTCGACGTCGAAACCCAAAAGATATCCGTAAAATAATGTAATGTTTTGTAGGGATTGTACTACTCTTACCTGGCAATGAACTATAGTGACGTCCAAAACACTTCAAATGTCCATTTCCTTtgcaaacgttttttttcttctttcacaAATCACAAAATTATTAACGCACTGTCGTTGGCATGGGGTTATATcgattcaatttttttttaagccGTCGACCTCCAGTTTCAATAGCCTACTCATATATTAAAGACCAGCAAGTGTCTTCCCATGAATGCAATAGAAAAACGATTTTGAGAGAGTCCCTGTGGCTGATTCAACGTATTCCTTATTGTAGATGAGTGCATTCTTTTAGCTGAGGGTTGGTTGTTTGATCATTGGTTGCTGACTACTGCTGCAGCTTCAGCACCATGATTCCTGGGATAGCTCCCAAGCGCGGCACGTCACCGCACGGCGTGATGCAAGCTGAGGGCGAGCCAAAATGTTTCAGAACTCTTGCTACAGCAGATGTAGTTACCGGTAGTTGTAACTCAACCAAAAGTCTTTGTCATAATTGGTTTCCTACTTCCCTTTTGATGTAATGAACAAATTAAATAAAGAGAGGGTGGATTTGCGTTGCTTACGATTCAACCATTGCTTGGGCGCAGTAACTAGCCTTTCCGCGTTATTTATTGTTCCGGTATGTAATTTGTCCAATGCT from Hypomesus transpacificus isolate Combined female chromosome 23, fHypTra1, whole genome shotgun sequence encodes:
- the marchf4 gene encoding membrane associated ring-CH-type finger 4, yielding MLRSQSILKSRCCVLFSDLKVLLLGAPAPSTPLPTLTSMSGQTLDSHESENVLSDVSVSDNNNTLVRAHQQEGGCSALPAGGASGPGADRDRDRVAGWVDAAELSAALRCSRSSDDYSKSRLEERFSLTSYSESGFRTPLCRICFQGPEQGELLSPCRCSGSVRCTHQPCLIKWISERGSWACELCYYKYQVIAISTKNPLQWQAISLTVIEKVQIAAAILGSLFLMASISWLVWSSFSPSARWQRQDLLFQICYGMYGFMDVVCIALIVHEGPSVFRIFNRWQAVNQQWKVLNYDKSMDSEDLKAAATDRTLSHPSQGQQAELGVSTSTSSLMGPAPAAQASSPAPPTGSGPVLPPQADQDNGTAAPDQHCPYNILHLLSHLRQSEARSQPNNSTRELVMRVTTV